One region of Apus apus isolate bApuApu2 chromosome W, bApuApu2.pri.cur, whole genome shotgun sequence genomic DNA includes:
- the LOC127395174 gene encoding sorting nexin-18-like isoform X2, with amino-acid sequence MALRARALYDFRSENPGEISLQEHEVLSLCSEQDIEGWLEGVNSRGDRGLFPASYVRVIRAPATELSLPTSYANLPAGGFDPLVPIAALKPTTQQAPPEAVTEPFSLPPTAGYPFPLAPYGGSYQPSQGSDDDWDDDWDESSTVADELGALSSSYPDYEVVGGRASGHYCLSTWSELPLSSRSGHLAGHPHPPSSSVKSSATVSRNLNRFSTFVKSGGEAFVLGETSGFVKDGDKLYVVLGPQGAEWQENPYPFQCSIEDPTKQTKFKGMKSYIAYKLVPSHTGQQVYRRYKHFDWLYGRLAEKFPVISVPHLPEKQATGRFEEDFISKRRKGLAWWMDHMCSHPMLAQCNAFQHFLTCPSTDEKAWKQGKRKAEKDEMVGANFFLTISVPTGPGASLDLQEVESQVDGFKAFTKKMDESTLQLNHTANEFARKQVTGFKKEYQKVGHSFKGLSQAFELDQQAFSAGLNQAIAFTAEAYDAIADLFADQPRQDLDAVMDLLALYQGHLANFPDIIHVQKEQLLLFNCSMISCPSGVPVHARLPPGSAKAGQGKTKSHQEPLPK; translated from the coding sequence ATGGCGCTGCGGGCCCGGGCGCTGTACGACTTCAGGTCGGAGAACCCTGGGGAAATCTCGCTCCAGGAGCACGAGGTGCTGAGCCTCTGCAGCGAGCAGGACATCGAGGGCTGGCTGGAGGGCGTCAACAGCCGCGGCGACCGCGGCCTCTTCCCGGCCTCTTACGTCCGAGTGATCCGCGCCCCGGCCACTGAGCTGTCGCTGCCCACCAGCTACGCCAACCTCCCCGCCGGCGGCTTTGACCCGCTGGTGCCCATCGCCGCCCTCAAACCGACGACACAGCAGGCCCCGCCGGAGGCGGTTACCGAGCCCTTCTCGCTGCCTCCCACCGCTGGGTACCCCTTCCCGCTGGCGCCCTACGGCGGCTCCTaccagcccagccagggcagcGATGACGACTGGGATGACGACTGGGACGAAAGCTCCACAGTGGCTGATGAGCTGGGTGCCCTTAGCAGCTCCTACCCTGACTATGAGGTGGTGGGTGGCCGGGCCTCTGGCCACTACTGCCTGTCCACATGGTCTGAGCTGCCCCTGAGCTCCCGCAGTGGCCACCTGGCAGGCCACCCACACCCACCCAGCAGTAGTGTCAAGAGCTCGGCCACAGTGAGCCGCAACCTCAACCGCTTCTCCACTTTCGTTAAGTCTGGTGGGGAAGCCTTTGTGCTGGGCGAGACATCAGGCTTTGTGAAGGACGGGGACAAGCTGTATGTGGTGCTGGGCCCCCAGGGTGCTGAGTGGCAGGAGAACCCCTACCCTTTCCAGTGCTCCATCGAGGACCCCACCAAGCAGACCAAGTTCAAGGGCATGAAGAGCTACATTGCCTACAAGCTGGTGCCCAGCCATACTGGGCAGCAGGTGTACCGCCGCTACAAGCATTTTGACTGGCTCTATGGGCGCCTGGCTGAGAAATTCCCTGTCATCTCCGTGCCCCACTTGCCGGAGAAGCAGGCTACTGGCCGCTTTGAGGAGGACTTCATCTCCAAACGTCGCAAAGGCCTGGCCTGGTGGATGGACCACATGTGCAGCCACCCCATGCTGGCTCAGTGCAATGCCTTCCAGCACTTCCTCACCTGTCCCAGCACAGATGAGAAGGCCTGGAAACAAGGCAAGCGCAAGGCTGAGAAAGACGAGATGGTGGGTGCCAACTTCTTCTTGACCATCAGTGTCCCCACTGGCCCTGGAGCCAGTCTGGACTTGCAGGAGGTGGAAAGCCAGGTGGATGGCTTCAAAGCCTTCACAAAGAAGATGGATGAGAGTACCCTGCAGCTTAATCACACAGCCAACGAGTTTGCCCGCAAACAAGTCACTGGTTTCAAGAAGGAATACCAGAAGGTGGGGCACTCCTTTAAGGGCCTCAGTCAGGCATTTGAGCTGGACCAGCAAGCCTTTTCAGCTGGCCTCAACCAAGCCATAGCCTTCACTGCAGAAGCCTATGATGCCATCGCGGACCTCTTTGCAGATCAGCCCCGGCAGGACCTAGATGCTGTTATGGATTTGTTAGCACTGTATCAAGGGCATTTGGCCAACTTTCCAGACATCATCCATGTCCAGAAAG
- the LOC127395174 gene encoding sorting nexin-18-like isoform X4, which yields MALRARALYDFRSENPGEISLQEHEVLSLCSEQDIEGWLEGVNSRGDRGLFPASYVRVIRAPATELSLPTSYANLPAGGFDPLVPIAALKPTTQQAPPEAVTEPFSLPPTAGYPFPLAPYGGSYQPSQGSDDDWDDDWDESSTVADELGALSSSYPDYEVVGGRASGHYCLSTWSELPLSSRSGHLAGHPHPPSSSVKSSATVSRNLNRFSTFVKSGGEAFVLGETSGFVKDGDKLYVVLGPQGAEWQENPYPFQCSIEDPTKQTKFKGMKSYIAYKLVPSHTGQQVYRRYKHFDWLYGRLAEKFPVISVPHLPEKQATGRFEEDFISKRRKGLAWWMDHMCSHPMLAQCNAFQHFLTCPSTDEKAWKQGKRKAEKDEMVGANFFLTISVPTGPGASLDLQEVESQVDGFKAFTKKMDESTLQLNHTANEFARKQVTGFKKEYQKVGHSFKGLSQAFELDQQAFSAGLNQAIAFTAEAYDAIADLFADQPRQDLDAVMDLLALYQGHLANFPDIIHVQKGS from the coding sequence ATGGCGCTGCGGGCCCGGGCGCTGTACGACTTCAGGTCGGAGAACCCTGGGGAAATCTCGCTCCAGGAGCACGAGGTGCTGAGCCTCTGCAGCGAGCAGGACATCGAGGGCTGGCTGGAGGGCGTCAACAGCCGCGGCGACCGCGGCCTCTTCCCGGCCTCTTACGTCCGAGTGATCCGCGCCCCGGCCACTGAGCTGTCGCTGCCCACCAGCTACGCCAACCTCCCCGCCGGCGGCTTTGACCCGCTGGTGCCCATCGCCGCCCTCAAACCGACGACACAGCAGGCCCCGCCGGAGGCGGTTACCGAGCCCTTCTCGCTGCCTCCCACCGCTGGGTACCCCTTCCCGCTGGCGCCCTACGGCGGCTCCTaccagcccagccagggcagcGATGACGACTGGGATGACGACTGGGACGAAAGCTCCACAGTGGCTGATGAGCTGGGTGCCCTTAGCAGCTCCTACCCTGACTATGAGGTGGTGGGTGGCCGGGCCTCTGGCCACTACTGCCTGTCCACATGGTCTGAGCTGCCCCTGAGCTCCCGCAGTGGCCACCTGGCAGGCCACCCACACCCACCCAGCAGTAGTGTCAAGAGCTCGGCCACAGTGAGCCGCAACCTCAACCGCTTCTCCACTTTCGTTAAGTCTGGTGGGGAAGCCTTTGTGCTGGGCGAGACATCAGGCTTTGTGAAGGACGGGGACAAGCTGTATGTGGTGCTGGGCCCCCAGGGTGCTGAGTGGCAGGAGAACCCCTACCCTTTCCAGTGCTCCATCGAGGACCCCACCAAGCAGACCAAGTTCAAGGGCATGAAGAGCTACATTGCCTACAAGCTGGTGCCCAGCCATACTGGGCAGCAGGTGTACCGCCGCTACAAGCATTTTGACTGGCTCTATGGGCGCCTGGCTGAGAAATTCCCTGTCATCTCCGTGCCCCACTTGCCGGAGAAGCAGGCTACTGGCCGCTTTGAGGAGGACTTCATCTCCAAACGTCGCAAAGGCCTGGCCTGGTGGATGGACCACATGTGCAGCCACCCCATGCTGGCTCAGTGCAATGCCTTCCAGCACTTCCTCACCTGTCCCAGCACAGATGAGAAGGCCTGGAAACAAGGCAAGCGCAAGGCTGAGAAAGACGAGATGGTGGGTGCCAACTTCTTCTTGACCATCAGTGTCCCCACTGGCCCTGGAGCCAGTCTGGACTTGCAGGAGGTGGAAAGCCAGGTGGATGGCTTCAAAGCCTTCACAAAGAAGATGGATGAGAGTACCCTGCAGCTTAATCACACAGCCAACGAGTTTGCCCGCAAACAAGTCACTGGTTTCAAGAAGGAATACCAGAAGGTGGGGCACTCCTTTAAGGGCCTCAGTCAGGCATTTGAGCTGGACCAGCAAGCCTTTTCAGCTGGCCTCAACCAAGCCATAGCCTTCACTGCAGAAGCCTATGATGCCATCGCGGACCTCTTTGCAGATCAGCCCCGGCAGGACCTAGATGCTGTTATGGATTTGTTAGCACTGTATCAAGGGCATTTGGCCAACTTTCCAGACATCATCCATGTCCAGAAAG
- the LOC127395174 gene encoding sorting nexin-18-like isoform X3: MALRARALYDFRSENPGEISLQEHEVLSLCSEQDIEGWLEGVNSRGDRGLFPASYVRVIRAPATELSLPTSYANLPAGGFDPLVPIAALKPTTQQAPPEAVTEPFSLPPTAGYPFPLAPYGGSYQPSQGSDDDWDDDWDESSTVADELGALSSSYPDYEVVGGRASGHYCLSTWSELPLSSRSGHLAGHPHPPSSSVKSSATVSRNLNRFSTFVKSGGEAFVLGETSGFVKDGDKLYVVLGPQGAEWQENPYPFQCSIEDPTKQTKFKGMKSYIAYKLVPSHTGQQVYRRYKHFDWLYGRLAEKFPVISVPHLPEKQATGRFEEDFISKRRKGLAWWMDHMCSHPMLAQCNAFQHFLTCPSTDEKAWKQGKRKAEKDEMVGANFFLTISVPTGPGASLDLQEVESQVDGFKAFTKKMDESTLQLNHTANEFARKQVTGFKKEYQKVGHSFKGLSQAFELDQQAFSAGLNQAIAFTAEAYDAIADLFADQPRQDLDAVMDLLALYQGHLANFPDIIHVQKAERDPSL, translated from the exons ATGGCGCTGCGGGCCCGGGCGCTGTACGACTTCAGGTCGGAGAACCCTGGGGAAATCTCGCTCCAGGAGCACGAGGTGCTGAGCCTCTGCAGCGAGCAGGACATCGAGGGCTGGCTGGAGGGCGTCAACAGCCGCGGCGACCGCGGCCTCTTCCCGGCCTCTTACGTCCGAGTGATCCGCGCCCCGGCCACTGAGCTGTCGCTGCCCACCAGCTACGCCAACCTCCCCGCCGGCGGCTTTGACCCGCTGGTGCCCATCGCCGCCCTCAAACCGACGACACAGCAGGCCCCGCCGGAGGCGGTTACCGAGCCCTTCTCGCTGCCTCCCACCGCTGGGTACCCCTTCCCGCTGGCGCCCTACGGCGGCTCCTaccagcccagccagggcagcGATGACGACTGGGATGACGACTGGGACGAAAGCTCCACAGTGGCTGATGAGCTGGGTGCCCTTAGCAGCTCCTACCCTGACTATGAGGTGGTGGGTGGCCGGGCCTCTGGCCACTACTGCCTGTCCACATGGTCTGAGCTGCCCCTGAGCTCCCGCAGTGGCCACCTGGCAGGCCACCCACACCCACCCAGCAGTAGTGTCAAGAGCTCGGCCACAGTGAGCCGCAACCTCAACCGCTTCTCCACTTTCGTTAAGTCTGGTGGGGAAGCCTTTGTGCTGGGCGAGACATCAGGCTTTGTGAAGGACGGGGACAAGCTGTATGTGGTGCTGGGCCCCCAGGGTGCTGAGTGGCAGGAGAACCCCTACCCTTTCCAGTGCTCCATCGAGGACCCCACCAAGCAGACCAAGTTCAAGGGCATGAAGAGCTACATTGCCTACAAGCTGGTGCCCAGCCATACTGGGCAGCAGGTGTACCGCCGCTACAAGCATTTTGACTGGCTCTATGGGCGCCTGGCTGAGAAATTCCCTGTCATCTCCGTGCCCCACTTGCCGGAGAAGCAGGCTACTGGCCGCTTTGAGGAGGACTTCATCTCCAAACGTCGCAAAGGCCTGGCCTGGTGGATGGACCACATGTGCAGCCACCCCATGCTGGCTCAGTGCAATGCCTTCCAGCACTTCCTCACCTGTCCCAGCACAGATGAGAAGGCCTGGAAACAAGGCAAGCGCAAGGCTGAGAAAGACGAGATGGTGGGTGCCAACTTCTTCTTGACCATCAGTGTCCCCACTGGCCCTGGAGCCAGTCTGGACTTGCAGGAGGTGGAAAGCCAGGTGGATGGCTTCAAAGCCTTCACAAAGAAGATGGATGAGAGTACCCTGCAGCTTAATCACACAGCCAACGAGTTTGCCCGCAAACAAGTCACTGGTTTCAAGAAGGAATACCAGAAGGTGGGGCACTCCTTTAAGGGCCTCAGTCAGGCATTTGAGCTGGACCAGCAAGCCTTTTCAGCTGGCCTCAACCAAGCCATAGCCTTCACTGCAGAAGCCTATGATGCCATCGCGGACCTCTTTGCAGATCAGCCCCGGCAGGACCTAGATGCTGTTATGGATTTGTTAGCACTGTATCAAGGGCATTTGGCCAACTTTCCAGACATCATCCATGTCCAGAAAG CTGAAAGAGATCCATCACTTTGA